The window TACACCACTCAGCATGGGACCCactaattgaaaaaaaaaatcactgaCAGGGAGCTGATGGACTGGCACCACAGTAAAACAAGTGCAGCTCATGGAATAAAAAAGTGCCTGCACCCAGAGCTTTTTTTCGCTGCCGCTCTCTACCCCAAACATTCCAGAGTTTGTTTGAATCACGGCATATTTGAAGTATGCTGTACAGTAGGGGTGTATATGTCATTTTACTTTTTTATTGGTTTGCGTGAGGAAAGCTAAAATTGCATCCTTTCCCGGACAGAGGAAGTAGCAGGGTAttgtgggtgggggggggggcgctgttGCACGGCAATTGTTGGATTGCGTGCCCGGCGAGCTTCCTCTCTTTTTATTGTTGCACTgcacaaggagggcccacagcCATAGACATGACTGGTGGAGTGACGGGCGGAGATTCGGTCCTCTGACCGATTTGGGGATCAAAGCCATTAACCAACATATTGTTGAATCTtaaaaaaaggtaaaaaaatGATAAGATGTCATAAATACGAGAATGGTTTGCACCATtttcatccttttcttttcatGATCACCCCCTCATCTTCATGCTGCATTTCTCTGCTATCATAGTTTTCAATAATGGACAGAGGGTTTCAGCTTTTTGATCCTCGCGTCCACGCATATACAGAATGTTTGGCTTGTGTTGCCAAAGCTAAAATTTGCTCTAACTATGAAATTTGGACCACATTTAGTTGGATGCCAAAATTGGTCTTTCTAAACAAATTTGGTATGCCATGCGAAGGAGGCAGGCAACATTCATTATATTTATAAGAAACAAGAAGTGCCGCTGATTATATTTGAAATAAACAACTTTGTGGTATCATGTATTAATTCTCAAACCAATGCAGGGAAACTTGGCCACTTCGGTAGAAACTAAAAATATAATGACTAGTTGGTCTTTTTTTTTACGACACTAGTTTGCCTTATTGTGTATTCTGTGAATCAATAACAATAATGACAATCTCAAACATAATCTGCATAGTAGCATCCCTCCTCTTGTGATCACTGAATCAAAACCATCACTCTTAAGAACTAGCTAGCTAATAACCAATGCGTTGCTCCGATTGCAGCAGTGACATTAAGTATTCGTCTTTGATTCCTGCAACTTCACTGCACACATCGCCCATCCTCATTCGTTGTCTTGGCAGCTCCACGCAGCATAAAAGGCCTATTTTGACGAGTGGGATAATGCAGCCATGCATCCAAGCTTCAGCACAATTTTGTTCTCCAGAATCAGAACCAGCATTACTGAGTTCTTGTAGCAAATTAGCATCCAAAATCTCGCAGATCCTTTCTGGAAACACGGCATACACAAATTTGTGGAGGTTTAAGCCATCCTTGAATATTTCATCAGTTGGTCTCTTTCCAGTGATCAATTGTAGCAGCAGTACTCCATAGCTATAGACATCGCCTTCAGttgtattcttgacgcccaagGCATACTCTAGATTGATGTGATGGTGACTAAATTAGAGGTATATATAAAATAACTCGAAATAGATAGATACAAGCATAAAATGGAAAGCATGGTTTTGTAGATGCTCAGTGACTAACCTGGTGCAATATATCCGATTGAACCAATAGGTCCACATGACATTGTTGAGCTGTTTTGCTGCACGGATGAGCTTGTATTCAGAAATTTTGTCAATCCAAAGTCAGCAACATGTGCTGTCATGTCATAATCCAATAGAATATTGCTTGGCTTCAGATCACAATGAACCAATGCAGGCACACAACGGTTATGCAGATAATCTAAAGCATATGCGACATCCATGGCTATGTTTATCCTTTGCCCAAGACTTAATGGCCCCTCTCCAGATCCATATGTTGTTGGATGGATCCACTTCTCTAAATTACCATTTGGCATATATTCAAAGATGAGAGCTTTAAACTCCTTCCCGCTGTAATCGATGGTAGAACACAAGGTGATGACGTTGATTAGATTCCGGTGGCGAATTCTTTTCAGGACGTTGCATTCATCACAAAAGCTCTTCACTGCTCCATGTTGCTCAAGATTGAACACTTTAACTGCTACAGGAAGAGCAGCAATGTCCAATACAGCCTTATATACTGCCCCGAACCGACCCATCCCAACCAAATTCTCAGGTGAGAAATTGTTTGTTCCGTTGAAAATGTTAGCATAAGATACTTTCTTCAGCTTCCTGTTACTGATGAAAATCCTTTGAGGTTGTCTTCTCCTCTTAGTGAAAAATAACCACAATAGACATAGCAATGAAACCAAGGAAAAAATACCAAGTGGAAGAACAATCTTCATGATATAAGATATCCCTTTTCCACTCGAGTTAAATGTCAAGCAAGGTGGCAACCCATGTATTGTAGTAAATGCACATAACATCTTATTTCCTTGAAGAGATACCTCAGCTGTACTATTGAAAGGACTTCCAATTGGAACTGGCCCGCTAAAATCATTGAAAGACAGATTCAAGTATCGCAATGAAGTATACAATCCGAAGAAACTTGGAATGGGTCCAGATAACTGGTTTTGAGAGAGGTCCATTTCCTCAATGCCTTTCAAGTTTCTGAAGGATTCAGGAATGCCCCCATCAAGGGAGTTCCGATCCAATTTCAGGGATTGCAAAAGCACACATTGTCCTATTGAAAATGGAACTTTTCCTGACAGCAGGTTTCCCGAAAGATATAACTGTCCAAGATTGATAAGACTCCCAACCTGTGATGGTATGGAACCACTAATGAGGTTGTGGGACAAGTCCAATCCGCGTGAAAGTGATGAGAGTCTAAAGAGTTCTACTGGTATGTTTCCATCAAGTCTGTTAGAGGACGAGTTTAGAATCAACAAATTTTTGCAGCCTTCTAAAGTGGATGGTATTGTCCCCTCTAATTCATTATTGTCCAGGTACATTTCCTCCACCTGGTCAAGATTACCGATAGAATTTGGAATGACACCTGTAAGCTTATTTCTTGCCAAGCTTAGAGAACCCAATTTGTGAAGATTGCCAATGGTTGAAGGAATACTTCCAGTTAACTGATTCTGGTCTGCATAAAGCAATGTCAGGTTCTTAAGGTTCCCTATGCTAGAAGGTATGCTTCCTGAAAAATTGTTCTTGCTTAACCATAACCAGTTCATATTTATCGTAAAATTGCCAACTGATTCAGGCAGGCTTCCTGTGAACTTATTGTCATCTAAGAGCAATTTGACCAGATTGCTGCAATTTATGAGAGGGGAAAGAGAGCTCCAAACTTGTCCTTCGAGGTGATTCACACCTATGTCCAATTCCTTCAGCATAGTCAAGGTCCCTAATTTAGGAACTAACCCATGGAATGAGTTCACCCCTAGATCAAGGACTTCAAGACTAGATGCATTAACCAATGAGGATGGAATCGGACCCTCAAATCTGTTTGCTTGTAGTATCAATGTGCTAATGGAAGGTAGAAGGAGACCAATGTTCCATGGAAGTTTTCCAGCAAAGGAGTTATTACCAATGCTTAGAAAAGTTAATGATGACATATTATAAATACAATATGGTACCAAGCCTGACAGCTTATTGATGCTTATATCCAATATTTCAAGTTGCAACATGCCCAAACTATCAGGTATGCTACCAACGAGGTTGTTGCCACCAAGGTACAACATCAAAAGGGAAGAAAAATTTGCCAGGGGTACAGGGATGCTTCCTGAAAGGCTGTTATCGCCCAAGGTAAGGGAAAAAAGAGGTGATGACACTGAACTGACAGATGGTATAGCTCCAGTGAAATTATTGCGTGTAAGATCAAGCATCACGAGGGATGAGCTATTGAACAATTCTGGAGGAATCATGCCGCTAAGACCATTATATGGGAGTACTAGGTATTGCAGAGATTGGCTGTTTGTTATATTATGTGGAATTCCTCCAGTAAGGTAGTTTTGGCCTAGATTAACATAGGTAATAGATGGCGTAGTGCCTAATGAGTCAGGGACGTTACCGACAAAGTTATTTCCTGACAGAATCAATGCTTGGAGGGCAGGGAGTGTCCCAACCCATGTAGGAATTCTTCCTTGGAGCTTGTTGCTACTGAAATGGATGAACTTGAGTTTGGAGCATCGGCTAAGGTTTGAAGGGATCTCACCTGAGAGTGAATTGTTCCAGAGGCTGATTTCCTCGAGGCTAGACAATGATGACAAAGCTGCAGGTATCGTGCCATCGAGTGAATTCATACTTAGGTTCAGCTTTCTAAGCCTCTTCAGGCCACCAATTTCATAGGGTATGGCACTGTGGAGATGATTATCAGATAGGTCAATGGCTGTGAGGAAAGAGAGGTTGGCTATACTGAGTGGTATCTGACCAACAAGGCCCTTGGAGTGCAAGTCCAGTGCAATGACACGATTAGTGTGCCTTTTACTGCATGTGATTCCTTGCCACTTGCAGAAATTGGCAGAATCATTGTTCCATGAGGCCAATGCTCCAAGAGGATCATTGGAGAGCTGCAGCTTGAAAGATAGGAGAGCTTGTCTGGCATCCGAGAATTTTTCGGTGATTGCAATTGAAGATGGCAAGGTGCAGAGTAGGATGAAGAAGACATGAACTGAAATAGAGAAGTGTTGGTGAAGATTTATGAACAGACCAGCCATGTTCTTTTGTTATTCTGTATTTGGATGACTAATGGGAGGAATGGTCTGTGCCTTGGTTACTATGAGTTTCTATCACTATATATAATACTTTAGTTGGTGCAGGGAGACACAAGTTGGAATGACCCGTTAGTGCTCCACAATGTAACCACATTATCACTTGGTACAACATTCGAGCTTTATGGAGTGGTCACTAGTGGTTGCTTCATGGCTGCTACGTACTGGACGAAGACTTGGAAGTCAGTGCTGGAAAACATGTTAGCTTAAACTTATTAATTTTATACCTTGTACCAGGTGTAATCGGCCTAGCTATTTGTGTCAAAGCATAAGGAATAATGTCAAGGAGGACTAAATAAATACACTTGAATCATCCCCATACATGATATTCCAGATCAGATTTAACATCGAAATTACATTTATGCAATATGAGAGCCAATATTTTCCACGGTAAAAAAAGAGCCAATATATATATGGCAATGTGGGCAGAGGAGCTGGCAGCATGGTCCAGTTTTCGGAGTGCTTTTAGACGATTTAAGTAGCATCATCACAAAGGTAGTGTGAATGGCTGGTGATTTGTCAAGTCTCTTTTGCTCTGGCCCCAATGGCCACTACAAAGACTTTGCTGGCAGTCTACCACTATATGTGATTGTTATGGTTCGATGTAACTATCCGGAGGCAAAGCATCCATCATCCCTAGGTGTTCATCACAATCAGAGGATAACCATGACCGCACAATCGAACACCATCCATCATCCCTAGTGGCTAGTGCTTTTGTCGTCCAATTCAAATAAGTCGGCGCGAGTATGTGCTGAACGACAAAAGGACACCATGATGGCTTACAGCAGAGGTGTGACGGAGATTGGGTACCTACTATTCAAAGACTTTGACCTGTTTGGAGTCGTTTCTTGGAAGCGACTACCCAATGCGCGTGAATCCAAAGAAACAAACAAGAGTGGAACAAAGAATTGCATTCAGACAATGACTTGTTTGAGTGGTCTCTTGCGGGTTGTCTTGTACAGGGTGAGCGGAATTATCAGCACCCACAAAGCTACCTGCAAGTAGTACAGGAA is drawn from Panicum virgatum strain AP13 chromosome 1N, P.virgatum_v5, whole genome shotgun sequence and contains these coding sequences:
- the LOC120655745 gene encoding probable LRR receptor-like serine/threonine-protein kinase At3g47570; amino-acid sequence: MAGLFINLHQHFSISVHVFFILLCTLPSSIAITEKFSDARQALLSFKLQLSNDPLGALASWNNDSANFCKWQGITCSKRHTNRVIALDLHSKGLVGQIPLSIANLSFLTAIDLSDNHLHSAIPYEIGGLKRLRKLNLSMNSLDGTIPAALSSLSSLEEISLWNNSLSGEIPSNLSRCSKLKFIHFSSNKLQGRIPTWVGTLPALQALILSGNNFVGNVPDSLGTTPSITYVNLGQNYLTGGIPHNITNSQSLQYLVLPYNGLSGMIPPELFNSSSLVMLDLTRNNFTGAIPSVSSVSSPLFSLTLGDNSLSGSIPVPLANFSSLLMLYLGGNNLVGSIPDSLGMLQLEILDISINKLSGLVPYCIYNMSSLTFLSIGNNSFAGKLPWNIGLLLPSISTLILQANRFEGPIPSSLVNASSLEVLDLGVNSFHGLVPKLGTLTMLKELDIGVNHLEGQVWSSLSPLINCSNLVKLLLDDNKFTGSLPESVGNFTINMNWLWLSKNNFSGSIPSSIGNLKNLTLLYADQNQLTGSIPSTIGNLHKLGSLSLARNKLTGVIPNSIGNLDQVEEMYLDNNELEGTIPSTLEGCKNLLILNSSSNRLDGNIPVELFRLSSLSRGLDLSHNLISGSIPSQVGSLINLGQLYLSGNLLSGKVPFSIGQCVLLQSLKLDRNSLDGGIPESFRNLKGIEEMDLSQNQLSGPIPSFFGLYTSLRYLNLSFNDFSGPVPIGSPFNSTAEVSLQGNKMLCAFTTIHGLPPCLTFNSSGKGISYIMKIVLPLGIFSLVSLLCLLWLFFTKRRRQPQRIFISNRKLKKVSYANIFNGTNNFSPENLVGMGRFGAVYKAVLDIAALPVAVKVFNLEQHGAVKSFCDECNVLKRIRHRNLINVITLCSTIDYSGKEFKALIFEYMPNGNLEKWIHPTTYGSGEGPLSLGQRINIAMDVAYALDYLHNRCVPALVHCDLKPSNILLDYDMTAHVADFGLTKFLNTSSSVQQNSSTMSCGPIGSIGYIAPEYALGVKNTTEGDVYSYGVLLLQLITGKRPTDEIFKDGLNLHKFVYAVFPERICEILDANLLQELSNAGSDSGEQNCAEAWMHGCIIPLVKIGLLCCVELPRQRMRMGDVCSEVAGIKDEYLMSLLQSEQRIGY